One Ktedonobacteraceae bacterium genomic region harbors:
- a CDS encoding LLM class flavin-dependent oxidoreductase, with protein sequence MQVGVGLPTGVPGTYGQLVIEWAHRADEGPFSSLGVIDRLVYDSYEPLIALSAAAGVTRRVKLATTIVISLLHNTAMLAKMSATLDAISNGRLVLGLAVGAREEDYIAAGVDYHGRGKRLSEQLAALRSLWEDDQLRPAAARPGGPPILVGGLSDSGFARMARYTDGYVHGGGPPRAFARAADKVFAAWSDAGRPGRPRLWAQGYFALGDDEVVEKGRRYMRDYYAFTGPFAERIVAGMLTTPQAIAQFIRGYEDAGCDELVLFPTVPDLAQLDRLADVLNGLGRKPS encoded by the coding sequence ATGCAAGTAGGAGTTGGCCTGCCAACCGGCGTCCCTGGCACATATGGGCAGCTTGTCATAGAATGGGCGCACCGTGCCGATGAAGGCCCGTTTTCTAGCCTGGGCGTTATCGACCGCCTCGTCTACGATAGCTATGAGCCTTTGATTGCTCTGTCCGCTGCCGCCGGTGTTACGCGCAGAGTGAAACTCGCTACCACCATCGTCATCAGTCTTCTACATAATACCGCCATGCTTGCCAAAATGTCCGCCACGCTCGATGCCATTTCCAATGGGCGTTTAGTGCTGGGGCTGGCGGTGGGCGCCCGCGAAGAAGATTATATCGCCGCTGGCGTCGATTACCATGGGCGAGGCAAACGCCTCTCGGAGCAGCTTGCTGCCCTGCGTTCCCTGTGGGAAGATGACCAGCTTCGTCCTGCGGCAGCGCGTCCCGGTGGCCCTCCAATACTCGTCGGTGGGTTGAGCGACTCGGGGTTTGCGCGCATGGCCCGTTATACTGATGGCTATGTGCATGGTGGGGGTCCGCCAAGGGCATTTGCGCGAGCCGCTGATAAGGTGTTCGCGGCCTGGAGCGATGCCGGACGACCGGGTAGGCCCCGGTTATGGGCGCAAGGCTATTTTGCGCTCGGCGACGATGAAGTTGTCGAAAAGGGCAGGCGTTACATGCGCGACTATTATGCCTTTACCGGGCCATTTGCCGAGAGGATTGTTGCCGGAATGCTTACCACTCCCCAGGCCATCGCGCAATTTATCCGCGGCTATGAGGATGCCGGTTGCGATGAACTGGTATTGTTTCCCACCGTACCCGATCTTGCTCAGCTTGACAGGCTGGCCGATGTACTGAATGGGCTGGGAAGGAAACCATCATGA